ttaggtgccttggcttatatttgggtcggcttatactcgagtatttaTGATATCTGAAAgttttaaaatatttacaattaaAAAAGAGAAATCTGTAGACCAGAAGCCATAAACCTGCCTGATATCCAATCCCGAGTCAGACGAGGAACACTCCTAGGACTAATCTCTACTGATAATAAAAGTGAAAGCGCCTTCACCTCCTAAGCAACACGGAAAGCAAACAATCCAGTCAGACCGGAATCAGGCCACACCCTCCGGGAATTCGAGACGAGCAAAGCCGTGAGTAACACAACAGGTGACAAATACAAGAGGGAGATCCTGCCTTCTGTAGGCAACACGGAAGAGGAAGAAGTGCGCAATACAGACGTCCCGATCTCTTTTGTTGGATCTAGATCTCCTCAATGTATATGGAATGCATGATGAGACAACCAAAACTTCACCGGTGAGAAGAGATCAAGATCTGGGAACACGGCAAGAGCAAGATAACACCGACATCAAGGGAACATACCACGAACCTACCTTCATGGTGAGTTCATTACTTTCTATCAAAGGCCCACAATGTTACCATAGCTCTGAACCCTGGATCATATTGTATATATTCTATTCCTCTTTCTTATATGTGTGTACCTTCTTCTTTGTGGTTCCCCTCCCCCTCAGGGAGCGCCTGCCCTGGACGTTGAACAatgtcaattgcgcggtcgtgcgacgtggctcccaaacaaaattgccgtcttttatccccataaatagagctttcttttggtggtatttgatcacctatgcggtttttattttttgcgctataaacaaaaggagagcgacaattttgaaaaaaaaaatctatattttttactttttgctataataaatatttttttcacagtttaggtcgatacgtattcttctgcatatgtttgataaaaaaatcgcaataagcgtatattgatcggtttgcgcaaaagtcataggcccagattctcgtagacgcgcctatctatagtcgggcatagcgtatctcagatacactacgccgccgtaacttagtgaggcaggtcccgtattcacaaagaacttgcacccaaagttacagcggcgtagtgtaactgtgccggcgtaagcccgcgtaattcaaagtaggctggtgtgggcgtgttttatggtaatgaatagtgacccgacgtgattgacgcttttaacgaatggcgcatgcgccgtccgtgaacgtattccagtgcgcatgctcaaaattacgccgcaaatagtcaatgctttcgatgtgaacgtaacttacgtccagccccattcacggacgacttacgcctaacatgacttacccctgctttatgaggggtaactttacgccggcgtatgtcttacgtaaacgacgtatcttgatacgccgggcgcacgtacgttcgtgaatcggcgtatctagctaatttgcatattcaatgcggaaatctaaggaagcgccacctagcggccagcgtaaatatgcaactaagatacgacggcgtaagagacttacgccgctcgtattttagccgaatttatgcgtaactgattctaagcgcatagatacgacggctctcattcgctcggacttacgacggtgtacgtggcgatacgccgtcgtaagtcctttgagaatctgggtctgagcgtctacaaaataggggatagaattatggcttttttattattattataattttttttactagtaatggcggcgttcagcgattattatcgtgactgcgactttatggcagacacttttgacacatttttgggaccattgtcatttatacagcgatcagagctataaatatgcactggttactgtggaaatgacactggcagtgaaggagattaaccagtaggggggcggtgaaggggttaagtgtgccctagggagtgattctacctgtaggggggatgggctgtgtgtgacacgacactgatcaccgcttgcgattacatcagcatttccccgttcttcctcactgtgacatgatcgcgggtatccagggacatcaagtccgcgggaACCGCGGTCGGAGTTACGGATCTCGCGGCGGGCGTGCCTGTCCACAATGCctcttcttaaaggggacttaTATATACTtccttctgcctgcccgtgccattctgccgacctgTATCGTCGTGCGAAGGTCGTCAAGCGGTTAAcaaagaaaaaatgtgtttaagcTCGTTAATAATGTCATtgacagcttcttttttttttaaataaaaagggccttgcggcttcacttcctggttccctactgcgcatgtgcgactcGTGCTGCGTGATGCCActagtccctgctgtcttctgggacctgtgtgtcccagaagacagcgggggggaatgcaggaagtggcgtagatacctgcGGGTGGCTCGGGTAGCTATgctcggaagtgggagcaaaataccggtattagacaggtatctgctccccccacccccgtgaaaggtggcaaatgtgacaccggaaaggGAGAGGGTTTTcgaaaagaggaagttccatttttgggtggatctccgctttaaggggTACCTCACAAAAGAAAAAGCATGAAGTCCCCCAAAAAATGCATACCGGACCCttaatccgagcatgcagcctggctggaCAAGCGTgcgccccccttccctccccagaCCAAaatcaggccacatgtcctcatcaTGAAGAGGGGTACCTTGCCAGGGGGAAACTTTCCCTGGAAAAAGTACCTTGTTACcatccatgttgatgaggacaaaggcctcttccccacaaccctggcaggTGGTtcgggggtctgcaggtggaatCTGTGGCTTATCGTAATGTTAAAACCCTCTTTAAAAATCAGTGGGAAAGcacggtaataccgcggtaataccgcccgcaacgcgggcggtattaaccctttttcggccgctagcgggggttaaaacctcaccgctagcgcccgaatatcgcggtaaacacgacggtatagccgcgctacaaatagcgcggctataccgtcaccgcggctccacgctgcaatgtgaaagcagccttagacttGAAGACCAATAAGACTTCTTATGCCCTataccagggataagcaattagcggacctccagctgttgcagaactacaagtcccatgaggcatagcaagacactgacagccacaagtatgacacccagaggcggaggcatgatgggacttgtagtttggcaacagctggaggtccgctaattgcatatccctgccctatacACACATGCGGGATTTCCAACGAGAAAAGTTCTTGTAGGAAATCCCGAGAGAAAAgcagagaacctgctcggtcagtctttccctcTACACACGGTtgattttcccgatgggaaaactgcgatggagctttggttgggaatcccggccatgtgtatgctccatcacagtttttccaataggaaaactgccaaaaaccgccgggcaaaagtctgccggttttcccggcgggaaaaaaaggaagcaggttctctttttttgtccggaggtttttgggcagttttcccgttggaaaaactgcgaggagcatacacacggcaaggattcccggccaaaagctctcctagcagttttcccgttgggaatcaCATGTTTAGAATCACAGCATGCCTCCTATAGCACCCGTGTGTCTGGTGCCATGCACAGACTTAAATTTACTTTTTCGTTTTCTTTTGCTGTGGGGGGGTGGACAGTGCCCCTGCATCCCCTGttgatgggccgccactgctcgAAGGCAAATACACGATAtacatactttttttgtttttcacatgtAAGTCTGCATGTTGATAATATAAGCAAATTCACATTTTCTTATATTTTCTTTCTACAGGTTGCCTAAAACTGGGAAAATGAATAACAGCAAAGTGAAAGTGGCTGTGAGGGTCCGTCCTCTGAATCAGAGGGAGGAAGGACTGAACTCAGAGTGTGTTGTTCGGGTCAGTGAGAACCAGATTACCCTTCTGCCACCCATTTCCTGCAAGGAAAAAGACAGAAAAGAACCTCATATCTTCATATATGACAACTGTTTCTGGACAGAGGATAAATATGATACTGGGCAGGAAGACATTTTTGAACATCTCGGAGATGGAGCTCTTGAGAACATATGGCTTGGTTACAATGTGTGTATCTTTGCTTATGGCCAAACCGGATCAGGAAAAACATTTTCAATGATGGGGACAGATGACCAACCTGGTATTGTGCCAAGAATCTGCTCTGCTTTATTTAATAAAGAGTCCAATGACTTGGAAACCATCAGGATTGAGGCCTCTTATTTTGAGATCTATAATGAGGAGGTGAGAGATCTTTTAAGATCAGCAAAAGACCAAAAGAAACTAAGAGTTCGAGAAGACAGGCTAATTGGTCCATATGTAGAGGAGTTATCTTGTCATGCTGTTCAAAGCTATGGAGAAATTAAATTACTGCTGGACCAAGGTAACAAACAGAGGGCCATTGCAGAAACCAAGATGAATGAGCAGAGCAGTCGTTCACATTCTATACTATCACTGACCGTTACACAAACATGTAATGATCACAAGTCTGGAGCCTCCAGAGAGTTGGTGAGTAAGGCCAGCTTGGTAGATCTGGCGGGAAGTGAGAGGTCCTACAAATCTGGAGCCCAAGGCAGTCAGCTTAAGGAGAGTTGTAATATCAACAAATCCCTTTTAACTCTCGGCCTAGTCATAAATTCATTGGCTGAAATCTcggaaaataaaaggaaaagtcAATACGTGAATTATAGAGACTCTGTACTCACCTGGCTGCTAAAGAACAATCTTGGAGGAAACAGCAAGACGATTATGTTGGCCACAGTCAGTCCTGCAGCAGATAATTATCAGGAAACGCTCTCCACCCTAAGATACGCAGACAGCGCCAAACGAATAGTCAACCAAGCTGTGGTCAATGAGGATGTGAAATCTAAAGTCATAGAGGAGCTACAAGAGGAAATAAAAAGGCTCAGAGAGCAGCTGACAACAACAGAACAAGTGAAGGCAGAAGTACAGGAACTGAAGTTGCATttggaagaaaaagaaaatcttCTCAGAGATCTGAAAACCTCGTGGGAAGAAAAGCTGAAAAGGACCGAAATCGCCACTCAGGAATGGCAGAAGAATATAGAAAACATGGGCGTCATTCTTAATAAACAGGATGTCACATTTAGTAATCAATGTTATCTCATCCAACAAAGTACAGCATTAATTATCCATAATATAAATGATATCACCGAGATTGGCTCTGGACCTTCTCAAGACATCCAGATCTCTGGTCCTGAGGCTGAGTGTGAACATTGTGTGATCCGGAAGACAGAAGAAGGAGAGGTTTTTCTAACTCCAGTTGACAATTCAAAAACCCACGTCAATGGCTTCTTGTCCAAAACATTGACCCAACTGTGGCATGAAGATAAAATACAGATAGGaaacaatgtatttattttacaccTTCCCAACAGACCAAAACCAGAATATATGAAGACAAACGTTTCTATTGAGGCTGAGGCTCAAACATATGATGAACTGAACACAGAAAAATACATCCCACCCATATTATCTAAAAGAGACAGCTGGAATGGTAGCATGACTGAGGGTGAGAAATCCAAGACTGACTCAACAATGTCCGAAATACACAAGACAACTGAAGGCTTCACACAAACCATTCCAGTCTCTGATGATGACTGTAACTcttctaaaaacaaacaaatatctgATATCTTCACCGAAATCTCTAATAAGACCAACAGCCCCCATAATAATGTTAATACCACTGGAAATACCCAATCGGAATACCAGGAGATAGGTGTGGGCACACAAGTACAACACTCCATGGTTCAATGTTCACTGCAGTATGGGGAGGCCAGTTCTCAAACTTCTAAAACTTTACAGAGCAGCAATTACTTTCAGAACACTCCACATCAGGAATATAAATGTACTTTAccaaggtatttttatttttgataaatatattttttattttaggacaTATGCAATAGCAAATGACAGGCCATATACTGTATAACACAAAAGATAGGCAATAGAATTTGCTCTCTTTGGGGATCTGGCACAAATAGTGTTGCAAATTGTTATCCCCTTTAGCCTGACGCATTTCGGGAAAATGTATCCCTTCTTCATGGACATTGGAGAAGATAATTTAAGAAACATTCAGCATAAGGTCATGAAatcgaaaatttataaaagtaaaaCTTTTAATATAGTTTAGATGGAAAAAACAAGGAAGCTTTCTGTTGCATGTCCAAAAACCCGGTGGACAGCACCCTCTGGGTCTGGTACGGCCCTCACAAGGATCCCCAAGGGACGCTCCCCACACCTCACCCAAGATGGAGGACCATCTATGAGGTAAGCCGGCTGAGTCGTTTCAAATCCCGGAACAGCAGCGCATGCTGCTGTTCCGAGATTTGAGACGACTCACCCGGCTTACCTCATAGATTTAATACTCTACCAAGGGCCACTCATCATTTTTCAATGATCCTCCATCTTGGGTGAGGTGTGGGGAGCGTCCCTTGGGGATCCTTGTGAGGGCTGTACTGGACTCAGACGGTGCTGTCCACCGGATTGGTGGACATGCGACAGGAAACTATCTTGTTTTTTCCATCTAAAACGATATTAAacgtttttcttttatacattTTCGATTTCATGACCTTATGCTGAATGTTTCTTAAATTATCTTCTCCAATGTCGCTGAAGAAGGGATACATTTCCTGAAACGCGTTAGACCTAAGGAGATAATCTTCCAATTgccaacaggcaatgttcgagtcgaacataagtttgactcgaactcgaagctcatccctagtggccagCATTTGTACCCCCACTGGGTTTATTTGTACATTTCTGCATAACATGCTCACAATCACACATTTTAGAGATTTTCCAGCATTCTCTACACTTgataatgagcacttttgattctcAGGGGTTCTCAAAATTAATGCTGATAAGACTGGTCCCTTGTCTGTGTGATTATCTCTAGTCAAGTTCAAATTTGTTGCATCATTTGGGTCAAAACATCCTTTATATTGGTCATACATGAGAACATCTGAGGGCTTGTAAAGAGTTGATTGGCCTTTGCATGATTCTCTGCTCGCCTACAGTAGAATTCAAATAACCCTTTTGGTGAATGTCAGTCATCTTACCATTACACAGgccctttttttcagctggaacttggtggaactgagttccaccacctctggctcaggccctctgctccctgctgaCCACTATTACTTGAAAACACAAACGTCTGGCTTCTATGCTTACAACAGACTTGTTCCCCAACAGCACTCACATGTCAGATATCCTGAGCGGCTCCCACTGTGTgaaggatggggacaagggagatgcaggtacACAGGCTGCAGTGCAAATGCCAACATCACCACTGGATGATCTCCCCGCAAGTGAGAGAGGTGGAGCCAACTACAGTATGcggggaggtactagagctggctgggggcttcagcttaatacagcaacaaaaataagacacgtggaagatggtggagcttttaaggagaTGGGGAGAAGATGGTGGCAGTAGAGGGGGGGTTGCATACAGAGGTCAGAGGTGAAGAGGGGTAAACATGAGATGTGGATGGGGATGCAGAGGGAAACAGCTGTGGAAGAAggcactctgcactctgtacataatgacCCTGTTAAAACCCTCCCACTGTTAGcgaaatttgaccacacccactatttgatgcggTTTTGAGGGTGTGTGTAAGGGACGGGGGGAGGGTTATGATTGAGTTACTGTACCtattttccgagaaaaaaaagctctgtcatTACAGATTTGTACTGAGGTGTTGACAATAACAACTTGTATGATAACAGGCTTGTTTTATCTCCCCTTAAATATCTCAGTTTTAAGGCACTACTTTCTCCTGTCTATATGTTTCagtggtggtggaagaaggaacaCACATGGGATCTTCTGTTGGGACAAGGATACTGATCTACAATGGCTGACAGATCTCCTTCCAAGGACCTCCATCTCAGACGCCTCTATCTGCTGTATTTCACATCCTCCTGGAGATTACTGGAAAATTGAGGTTCATAAATTCTCTCCAATCATTTTCTGTCACTCATTCACTACACGGGCTAAGTGGACTCAGCTGGAGGAATTTCTTAGACATTGTACAGACGTATGTGGTAAGTGATGTACaggatgaaataaataaatatcattgCAAAAGAAACAACTACGACAGCAATTTCCACCATGCCGAGTGGCTATCCAGCTGCCTTGTCACCACAGGGGGTTGGCCATCATTTCCagcttctagagcagtggtcttcaaactatggcctaaGGGCTGGATGCGGCCTTTTGCTTTCCTTTATCTAGCCCTTGGGGcactcagtggcgtcactagggttggtgtcacccggtgcgggaaaacatggtgtcacccccctccaccaagtaTAGTCCCCACTCAGTACAGACCCGCCTCCCTCAGTCCAGACCTCCCCTCTACACGAAGTATAGATCCCCTctcttagtacagaccaccctctccACTATGTATAGACCCCTGTCCCTCAGTCCAGACCCCCTCCCTccttacagaccccctctccaccaagtacagaccccctctcctctaagtacagaccccctctcctctaagtacagacccccatccCTCAGTAAAgatcccctccctcagtacacacATCCCTCTCCACTTGTGCttgtttgggggtgggggggggttagaTGTGCTGGGGGTGCTTTGGGAGGTGAGAGGGCTTATTCTTGTGGGAGGTTGGATTTAAAATCCAACCTCCACTTCTAGCATAGGTTCTTTCTTCTCCAaagtgtcccccacatattctggGGGGGTCTTaactcccccccacacatatcttAACTCCCCCCACCTCCAATTTAACGCAGGTGTCCCTCTTCTGGTAATAGTTCTGGGGACCCCACCACCTCCACACGGCCGGGCTCAGCTCCAAGCAGACGCCACCAGTGCAAGAAACTGCCTGGCTGGGGGAATTCTGCTCCCCACCTCATCCTGAAAGCGCTGGCGGCGGTGCTCCTGCCtacgggtgtcacccctctggcgggtgtcacccagtGCGGACCTGCAACGTCtctgggggcactattcctcccaatgacaccaagacgGAGGCACTATTATTTTTACTGACACCTACAATGGGATATTGTTATccctactgataccaacaatggggcactattccttccactgacaccattaatagggcactattcctcggaCTGACATCAATGATAGAGCACAATTCTTACCTCTAACACCGAAGATGGCacattatttactcccactgatgtcaaGACATTTTAATTCTGCTGGCCACACTTCAACCCTCTATgttctgaagcacagtaaacttgACCCGACCCTTTGTTTTGAAAATTTGGAGACCTCTGTTCTAGAGGGATCACATAGGTATGGCATaatcatagttacattggtccaagctggatcaatgtaactatgtaaaaattgcaatttctttttttaaatccagtgctGTAAGTGTTTAGAGGAGTAGTAAAGGGATTCCTATTGTTTCAATAATACTGCAGCAAAGGGTGATCCGATTTTCTAACTAACTGAACTTTCTGTTCATCAAGAAAAAACATCTAGTTGACTCCTTTGGTCAACAAGTGCTAGGCAGACACATCCTATATGCTAGGTTCGAGGACAAGTTTGCTTTGCACAGTCATTGATCTACAGAGGAATGGATTGACTTGTATTTAGAAGATAAGAGGTATATCTTGATCATCCCAGTCTTGGTTCTTGGTTTAGATGTTCCTATCCACTCTTTTTCCCACTCTAGGTAATAAAATACAAGGTCTGGAGATTTGAGTGCTCCTATCTTGATGCTGAAGAGTTGTGTCCTTAGGTGATGGTCCTCTTCTCCCTTATGTGGACGTTTTTTTATTCCTAACTAGTTTTCTTTACtttccctttattttattttggattgttCAATCAACTCTTCACTGCCTTAAACTATAACAATAGAAGCAGTGTATCTGGGGAGGTGTCACCTCAGTTAAGACCTTGGGAACTGGACCTACACCCCACGCTGCTTTGGCCACTAAATCCTGCTTGGGCACACATTGGCACTGAGTGTAATAAG
The Rana temporaria chromosome 6, aRanTem1.1, whole genome shotgun sequence DNA segment above includes these coding regions:
- the LOC120942936 gene encoding kinesin-like protein KIF13A isoform X1, whose amino-acid sequence is MNNSKVKVAVRVRPLNQREEGLNSECVVRVSENQITLLPPISCKEKDRKEPHIFIYDNCFWTEDKYDTGQEDIFEHLGDGALENIWLGYNVCIFAYGQTGSGKTFSMMGTDDQPGIVPRICSALFNKESNDLETIRIEASYFEIYNEEVRDLLRSAKDQKKLRVREDRLIGPYVEELSCHAVQSYGEIKLLLDQGNKQRAIAETKMNEQSSRSHSILSLTVTQTCNDHKSGASRELVSKASLVDLAGSERSYKSGAQGSQLKESCNINKSLLTLGLVINSLAEISENKRKSQYVNYRDSVLTWLLKNNLGGNSKTIMLATVSPAADNYQETLSTLRYADSAKRIVNQAVVNEDVKSKVIEELQEEIKRLREQLTTTEQVKAEVQELKLHLEEKENLLRDLKTSWEEKLKRTEIATQEWQKNIENMGVILNKQDVTFSNQCYLIQQSTALIIHNINDITEIGSGPSQDIQISGPEAECEHCVIRKTEEGEVFLTPVDNSKTHVNGFLSKTLTQLWHEDKIQIGNNVFILHLPNRPKPEYMKTNVSIEAEAQTYDELNTEKYIPPILSKRDSWNGSMTEGEKSKTDSTMSEIHKTTEGFTQTIPVSDDDCNSSKNKQISDIFTEISNKTNSPHNNVNTTGNTQSEYQEIGVGTQVQHSMVQCSLQYGEASSQTSKTLQSSNYFQNTPHQEYKCTLPSGGGRRNTHGIFCWDKDTDLQWLTDLLPRTSISDASICCISHPPGDYWKIEVHKFSPIIFCHSFTTRAKWTQLEEFLRHCTDVCGKRVIIIMADVMDGDAEQTVRKDWGKWKFFDCDLVTLTRQEIDSVSTNRSALQRALTEKIENLKRILQTSTDKITVPWMWKMSRKELHVKKVEVGIFSRSSESDYSWLVNLLRSADFCGWVQSVTPCYISNNGFQRFRHDVSQCTFGILYHTKNWGRVNVTDVNDSVYDEELQYLHDRLGKDNVIVVIDDMNEVRDLEKNRILENQPSIRGLARDLFLFSLNEKMAKSDPRHKSNLKRKMAHLESIIKGSEHV
- the LOC120942936 gene encoding kinesin-like protein KIF13A isoform X2 — protein: MNNSKVKVAVRVRPLNQREEGLNSECVVRVSENQITLLPPISCKEKDRKEPHIFIYDNCFWTEDKYDTGQEDIFEHLGDGALENIWLGYNVCIFAYGQTGSGKTFSMMGTDDQPGIVPRICSALFNKESNDLETIRIEASYFEIYNEEVRDLLRSAKDQKKLRVREDRLIGPYVEELSCHAVQSYGEIKLLLDQGNKQRAIAETKMNEQSSRSHSILSLTVTQTCNDHKSGASRELVSKASLVDLAGSERSYKSGAQGSQLKESCNINKSLLTLGLVINSLAEISENKRKSQYVNYRDSVLTWLLKNNLGGNSKTIMLATVSPAADNYQETLSTLRYADSAKRIVNQAVVNEDVKSKVIEELQEEIKRLREQLTTTEQVKAEVQELKLHLEEKENLLRDLKTSWEEKLKRTEIATQEWQKNIENMGVILNKQDVTFSNQCYLIQQSTALIIHNINDITEIGSGPSQDIQISGPEAECEHCVIRKTEEGEVFLTPVDNSKTHVNGFLSKTLTQLWHEDKIQIGNNVFILHLPNRPKPEYMKTNVSIEAEAQTYDELNTEKYIPPILSKRDSWNGSMTEGEKSKTDSTMSEIHKTTEGFTQTIPVSDDDCNSSKNKQISDIFTEISNKTNSPHNNVNTTGNTQSEYQEIGVGTQVQHSMVQCSLQYGEASSQTSKTLQSSNYFQNTPHQEYKCTLPSGGGRRNTHGIFCWDKDTDLQWLTDLLPRTSISDASICCISHPPGDYWKIEVHKFSPIIFCHSFTTRAKWTQLEEFLRHCTDVCGKRVIIIMADVMDGDAEQTVRKDWGKWKFFDCDLVTLTRQEIDSVSTNRSALQRALTEKIENLKRILQTSTDKITVPWMWKMSRKELHVKKVEVGIFSRSSESDYSWLVNLLRSADFCGWVQSVTPCYISNNGFQRFRHDVSQCTFGILYHTKNWGRVNVTDVNDSVYDEELQYLHDRLGKDNVIVVIDDMNEVRDLEKNRILENQPSIRGLARDLFLFSLNEKMAKSDPRHKSNLKRKMAHLESIIKGNLYY